In the Deinococcus ficus genome, one interval contains:
- a CDS encoding FmdE family protein, producing MTAPPPPTPLDALPALLARSAALHSHLCPRQVLGARIGLRAARELDLSFPRTDKRVLVFVETDGCFADGVSVASGCWLGRRTMRLVDHGKVAATFVDLKTGRAVRIMPRTDLRARVRAGRGEQKRWDAYMAAYQTWPDDDLLTVTPVTLTVDLKALVSVTGKRAVCDTCGEEIINEREIARGGRTLCRDCAGEAYWQPA from the coding sequence ATGACCGCCCCCCCGCCCCCCACCCCGCTGGACGCCCTGCCGGCCCTGCTCGCGCGCAGCGCGGCGCTGCACAGCCACCTGTGCCCCCGGCAGGTGCTGGGCGCCCGGATCGGGCTGCGCGCCGCCCGGGAACTGGACCTGAGCTTTCCCCGCACCGACAAGCGCGTGCTGGTGTTCGTGGAAACCGACGGCTGCTTCGCGGACGGCGTGTCCGTCGCGTCCGGCTGCTGGCTGGGGCGGCGCACCATGCGCCTCGTGGACCACGGCAAGGTCGCCGCGACCTTCGTGGACCTCAAGACCGGGCGGGCCGTGCGCATCATGCCCCGCACCGACCTGCGCGCGCGCGTGCGCGCCGGCCGCGGCGAGCAGAAACGCTGGGACGCCTACATGGCCGCCTACCAGACCTGGCCGGACGACGACCTCCTGACCGTGACCCCCGTGACCCTCACCGTGGACCTGAAGGCCCTGGTCAGCGTGACCGGGAAACGCGCCGTGTGCGACACCTGCGGCGAGGAGATCATCAACGAACGAGAGATAGCTCGGGGCGGCCGGACCCTGTGCCGGGACTGCGCCGGAGAGGCCTACTGGCAGCCGGCCTGA
- a CDS encoding MBL fold metallo-hydrolase, translating to MQLHLLRNATLRLHYAGRTLLIDPMLGPVHTFRSLAGREENPTAPLPLPAEDAVRGLDGVIVSHLHPDHFDEVAARLLPRDLPLLCRSGDETFFTGQGFTQVTPLTGPGDWLGLSVQPTAGQHGTGPILDRMGEVTGFLLSAPDEPILYWAGDTILYPPVLDVLRDARPDVVVTHSGGAALMDTPIIMDAAQTLNVLRAAPAARVVATHLGALDHCFTTRQDLRAAADAAGIAPERLLIPADNETLTLTR from the coding sequence ATGCAACTGCACCTGCTCCGCAACGCCACCCTGCGCCTGCACTACGCCGGCCGCACCCTCCTGATCGACCCGATGCTGGGCCCGGTGCACACCTTCCGGTCCCTGGCCGGCCGCGAGGAAAACCCCACCGCGCCGCTGCCCCTGCCCGCCGAGGACGCCGTGCGGGGCCTGGACGGCGTGATCGTCTCGCACCTGCACCCGGACCACTTCGACGAGGTCGCCGCCCGCCTGCTGCCGCGGGACCTGCCGCTGCTGTGCCGCAGCGGGGACGAGACCTTCTTCACGGGGCAGGGCTTCACGCAGGTCACGCCCCTGACCGGCCCGGGCGACTGGCTGGGCCTCAGCGTGCAGCCCACCGCCGGGCAGCACGGCACCGGCCCCATCCTGGACCGGATGGGCGAGGTGACCGGCTTCCTGCTCAGCGCGCCGGACGAACCGATCCTGTACTGGGCGGGCGACACCATCCTGTACCCGCCCGTGCTGGACGTCCTCCGGGACGCGCGGCCGGACGTGGTGGTCACGCATTCCGGCGGGGCCGCGCTGATGGACACGCCGATCATCATGGACGCCGCGCAGACGCTGAACGTGCTGCGCGCCGCCCCGGCCGCGCGGGTCGTGGCGACGCACCTGGGTGCCCTGGACCACTGCTTCACCACCCGCCAGGACCTGCGCGCCGCCGCCGACGCCGCCGGCATCGCCCCGGAGCGGCTGCTGATCCCCGCCGACAACGAAACGCTGACGCTGACCCGCTGA
- a CDS encoding ubiquinol-cytochrome c reductase iron-sulfur subunit gives MTARNTPTPAEAGTAAPECKREAALKKKYRRHWEDDFSVDWDTTEYVSRREFTRFLGLSSAGMALGTTVIAAAASLKGEEKGESPRVRVGRIADFPVGASKAFEYPRKGLYALLVRHEDGSFSAYSQKCPHLGCAVYYEHEKNVLECPCHEGFFNVKTGDVISGPPQRGLSVVNLEVSNDEVWAVGGGGH, from the coding sequence GTGACCGCCCGGAACACCCCCACGCCCGCCGAGGCGGGCACCGCCGCGCCTGAATGCAAGCGCGAGGCGGCCCTGAAAAAGAAGTACCGCCGCCACTGGGAAGACGACTTCAGCGTGGACTGGGACACCACCGAGTACGTGTCCCGCCGCGAGTTCACGCGCTTCCTGGGCCTGAGCAGCGCCGGGATGGCGCTGGGCACCACCGTGATCGCCGCGGCCGCCAGCCTGAAAGGTGAGGAGAAGGGCGAGTCGCCGCGCGTGCGCGTGGGCCGCATTGCGGACTTCCCGGTGGGCGCCAGCAAGGCCTTCGAGTACCCCCGCAAGGGCCTGTACGCCCTGCTGGTCCGCCACGAGGACGGGTCGTTCAGCGCGTACAGCCAGAAGTGCCCGCACCTGGGCTGCGCGGTGTACTACGAGCACGAGAAGAACGTCCTGGAATGCCCGTGCCACGAGGGGTTCTTCAACGTGAAGACCGGGGACGTCATCAGCGGCCCGCCCCAGCGGGGCCTGAGCGTGGTGAACCTGGAAGTCTCGAACGACGAGGTGTGGGCCGTGGGCGGTGGTGGACATTGA
- a CDS encoding GAF domain-containing protein, which translates to MPADVLSTVSWAAETLSREPRQLFHVVRVLLSDLRRATGMDGAELYLADPQQSVLILSGYAGKDAEAFLEKCVFHFGEGFPGLAAAGRQIVETRNLESDERYLRERVRALGYHAFLSYPLLLPHAVVGVLNLAARDVRQVEAAKRSLALISPLLAASLYAVMTSLGERTLERVRQARTPRDRALALLEDSLEASSGLRAALRPLHGDQIETHPDQMRPCGCDGKAPCPAQAGQICVSGMPELPCAALPVNPHVVCLPVWDAGEVKAVTTVQFSARGDLHAESVAPLLWISRLAAGALELPTTAAAPETPVWLDIETLGAFRIRRGGEVLSPKDFRRRQAYQLLKLLVTRWGRPLHTDELCEAL; encoded by the coding sequence ATGCCGGCCGACGTCCTGTCCACGGTGAGCTGGGCCGCGGAAACGCTGAGCCGGGAACCCCGGCAACTGTTCCATGTGGTGCGGGTGCTGCTCTCGGACCTGCGCCGCGCGACCGGCATGGACGGCGCGGAACTGTACCTCGCGGACCCGCAGCAGTCGGTGCTGATCCTCAGCGGGTACGCCGGCAAGGACGCCGAGGCGTTCCTGGAAAAGTGCGTCTTTCACTTCGGGGAGGGCTTTCCCGGGCTGGCCGCCGCCGGGCGGCAGATCGTGGAGACCCGGAACCTGGAATCCGACGAGCGGTACCTGCGCGAGCGGGTGCGCGCGCTGGGGTACCACGCGTTCCTGAGCTACCCGCTGCTGCTGCCGCACGCGGTGGTGGGCGTGCTGAACCTCGCGGCGCGGGATGTGCGGCAGGTGGAAGCCGCCAAGCGCAGCCTGGCGCTGATCTCGCCGCTGCTGGCCGCCAGCCTGTACGCGGTGATGACCTCGCTGGGCGAACGCACCCTGGAACGCGTGCGGCAGGCGCGCACCCCGCGGGACCGGGCGCTGGCGCTGCTGGAAGACAGCCTGGAGGCCAGTTCGGGCCTCCGGGCGGCGCTGCGGCCCCTGCACGGCGACCAGATCGAGACCCACCCGGACCAGATGCGCCCCTGCGGCTGTGACGGCAAGGCGCCCTGCCCGGCGCAGGCGGGGCAGATCTGCGTGTCGGGCATGCCGGAGCTGCCCTGCGCGGCGCTGCCCGTCAACCCTCACGTGGTGTGCCTGCCCGTCTGGGATGCGGGCGAGGTGAAGGCCGTGACGACCGTGCAGTTCTCCGCCAGGGGCGACCTGCATGCCGAGTCGGTGGCGCCGCTGCTGTGGATCTCGCGCCTGGCGGCGGGGGCCCTGGAGTTGCCCACCACCGCGGCGGCCCCGGAGACGCCGGTGTGGCTGGACATCGAGACGCTCGGCGCGTTCCGGATCCGGCGCGGCGGCGAGGTGCTCTCCCCGAAGGACTTCCGGCGGCGGCAGGCGTACCAGCTGCTGAAACTGCTGGTGACGCGCTGGGGCCGCCCGCTGCACACCGACGAGCTGTGCGAGGCGCTGTAG
- a CDS encoding MFS transporter, whose amino-acid sequence MTTLTSQGPDPAREAGDRRKVLVLSTTAFTLMFAVWLMFGILGIPIRKEFGLTDVQLSWLSAVAVLNGSFWRLPAGIIADKFGGKRVLGTMLLLTALPAFAISQAQSYPLLLALAFLVGFAGNSFSVGIAWNSVWFPKNQQGAALGVFGAGNVGASVTKFIGPALIASLPAAGLLGGLMPGGWRGIPFIYGCLLILMGLAVFALAPRTDRFPGQGRRLADMLAPLRDVRVWRFGLYYVVFFGAYVALAAWMPKYYVDVFGLDLHDAALLTALFIFPASLLRPLGGYLADRFGARTATYGAFILMLVSLLFMMMPSGHIVLYQPDGLGGVTNHEVMQYQLGLWPFTLCLFLVGVAMGVGKAAVYKHIPEYFPKDVGAVGGLVGMLGGLGGFFLPPLFAYTKTLFGFPQTTFLVVFVITAVSLLWMHLVIHNMMRRATPHLQGQIDGAAVHGH is encoded by the coding sequence ATGACGACCCTGACGTCCCAGGGGCCGGACCCGGCCCGCGAGGCGGGTGACCGCCGCAAGGTGCTGGTCCTGTCCACGACCGCCTTCACGCTGATGTTCGCCGTGTGGCTGATGTTTGGCATCCTGGGCATTCCGATCCGCAAGGAATTCGGCCTGACCGACGTGCAGCTCTCCTGGCTGAGCGCCGTGGCGGTCCTGAACGGCTCGTTCTGGCGCCTGCCGGCCGGCATCATCGCCGACAAGTTCGGCGGCAAGCGGGTGCTGGGCACCATGCTGCTCCTGACCGCCCTGCCGGCCTTCGCGATCTCGCAGGCGCAGAGCTACCCGCTGCTGCTGGCCCTGGCGTTCCTGGTGGGCTTCGCCGGGAACAGCTTCTCGGTAGGCATCGCCTGGAACAGCGTGTGGTTCCCCAAGAATCAGCAGGGCGCCGCGCTCGGCGTGTTCGGCGCGGGGAACGTGGGCGCCAGCGTCACCAAGTTCATCGGCCCGGCCCTGATCGCCTCCCTGCCCGCCGCGGGCCTGCTGGGCGGCCTGATGCCCGGCGGCTGGCGCGGCATTCCCTTCATCTACGGCTGCCTGCTGATCCTGATGGGTCTGGCCGTGTTCGCCCTGGCCCCCCGCACCGACCGCTTCCCCGGGCAGGGCCGCCGGCTGGCGGACATGCTCGCGCCGCTGCGGGACGTGCGCGTGTGGCGCTTCGGGCTGTACTACGTGGTGTTCTTCGGGGCGTACGTGGCCCTGGCCGCCTGGATGCCCAAGTACTACGTGGACGTGTTCGGCCTGGACCTGCACGACGCCGCGCTCCTGACCGCCCTGTTCATCTTCCCCGCCAGCCTGCTGCGGCCCCTGGGCGGGTACCTCGCCGACCGCTTCGGGGCGCGCACCGCCACCTACGGCGCGTTCATCCTGATGCTCGTGTCCCTGCTGTTCATGATGATGCCCAGCGGCCATATCGTCCTGTACCAGCCCGACGGCCTGGGCGGCGTCACCAACCACGAGGTCATGCAGTACCAGCTCGGCCTGTGGCCCTTCACGCTGTGCCTGTTCCTGGTGGGCGTCGCCATGGGCGTCGGCAAGGCCGCCGTGTACAAGCACATCCCCGAGTACTTCCCGAAGGACGTGGGCGCCGTCGGCGGCCTGGTGGGCATGCTGGGCGGCCTGGGCGGCTTTTTCCTCCCGCCGCTGTTCGCGTACACCAAGACCCTGTTCGGGTTCCCGCAGACGACCTTCCTGGTGGTGTTCGTGATCACCGCCGTGTCCCTGCTGTGGATGCACCTCGTGATTCACAACATGATGCGCCGCGCCACCCCGCACCTCCAGGGCCAGATCGACGGCGCCGCCGTGCACGGCCACTGA
- a CDS encoding MFS transporter, producing the protein MTTTDPSPARSSSWLPAWQPNDPAFWEAEGKTRAWRTLWVTTFGLTLAFAVWFMVSAIVVRLNDIGFALSKDQLFWLTAMPGLAAGLTRLRHMFLVPTYGSRLTLTVSTLGLLIPAVGWGLAVQNPQTPYWVLLALAFLAGMGGGNFSSFMPSTSLFFPKKMQGTALGIQAGIGNFGVSLVQFLTPWVVGVNLFWFLGSKSENWVFAGKTQQIWLQNASWVYIPWLIAAAALSWWLIRSVPIKANVKEQLAIFGDKHTWIMTSIYMMTFGAFSGLAAAFPLLIKTLYGGFENAPLPLKFAFLGPLIGSTVRVLFGLIADKTGGAVLTTVSAIGMAVCAVLVTFYVTPTGLEQFPMFVATMLGIFFFSGIGNASTFRQMPIIFNPPQSAGVIGWTAAIAAFGPFIVSMLISFTLTAAGNVKPFFFGLAVFCLFNLALNWWFYNRPGAEKPS; encoded by the coding sequence ATGACGACCACCGACCCGTCCCCCGCCCGTTCCTCCTCGTGGCTGCCGGCCTGGCAGCCGAACGACCCGGCGTTCTGGGAGGCGGAAGGCAAGACCCGCGCCTGGCGGACGCTGTGGGTCACCACCTTCGGGCTGACCCTGGCGTTCGCGGTGTGGTTCATGGTGAGCGCCATCGTGGTGCGCCTGAACGACATCGGCTTCGCCCTCAGCAAGGACCAGCTGTTCTGGCTGACGGCCATGCCGGGCCTCGCGGCCGGCCTCACGCGGCTGCGGCACATGTTCCTGGTGCCCACCTACGGCTCGCGCCTGACCCTGACGGTCTCCACGCTGGGCCTGCTGATCCCGGCGGTCGGGTGGGGGCTGGCGGTGCAGAACCCGCAGACGCCCTACTGGGTGCTGCTGGCCCTGGCCTTCCTGGCCGGGATGGGCGGCGGGAACTTCAGTTCGTTCATGCCCAGCACGTCGCTGTTCTTCCCGAAGAAGATGCAGGGCACCGCGCTGGGCATCCAGGCCGGCATCGGGAACTTCGGGGTGTCGCTGGTGCAGTTCCTGACGCCCTGGGTGGTGGGCGTGAACCTGTTCTGGTTCCTGGGGTCGAAGTCCGAGAACTGGGTGTTCGCCGGGAAAACGCAGCAGATCTGGCTGCAGAACGCCTCGTGGGTGTACATCCCGTGGCTGATCGCCGCGGCCGCGCTGAGCTGGTGGCTGATCCGCAGCGTGCCCATCAAGGCGAACGTCAAAGAGCAGCTGGCGATCTTCGGGGACAAGCACACCTGGATCATGACCAGCATCTACATGATGACCTTCGGCGCCTTCAGCGGGCTGGCCGCCGCGTTCCCACTGCTGATCAAGACCCTGTACGGCGGCTTCGAGAACGCCCCGCTGCCCCTGAAGTTCGCGTTCCTGGGGCCGCTCATCGGCTCCACCGTGCGCGTGCTGTTCGGCCTCATCGCCGACAAGACCGGGGGCGCGGTCCTCACCACCGTCAGCGCCATCGGCATGGCCGTGTGCGCCGTGCTGGTCACCTTCTACGTCACGCCCACCGGCCTGGAACAGTTCCCCATGTTCGTGGCGACCATGCTGGGCATCTTCTTCTTCAGCGGCATCGGGAACGCCAGCACCTTCCGGCAGATGCCGATCATCTTCAACCCCCCGCAGAGCGCCGGCGTGATCGGCTGGACGGCCGCCATCGCCGCGTTCGGGCCGTTCATCGTGAGCATGCTGATCAGCTTCACGCTGACCGCCGCCGGGAACGTCAAACCCTTCTTCTTCGGTCTGGCGGTGTTCTGCCTGTTCAACCTGGCGCTGAACTGGTGGTTCTACAACCGCCCCGGCGCGGAAAAACCCAGCTGA
- a CDS encoding DUF6755 family protein: protein MRDPANHALPSRPNTGAPRATRPRPQYAQRSLIIGLILSFVLIFWTVQLFILMTSLDAYLGHEHGLLWPAALSSLLLAALTLVLVRLIPKDPRRD, encoded by the coding sequence ATGCGCGACCCCGCCAACCACGCCCTGCCGTCCCGGCCGAACACCGGCGCCCCGCGCGCCACGCGGCCCCGCCCGCAGTACGCGCAGCGCAGCCTGATCATCGGACTGATCCTGAGCTTCGTGCTGATTTTCTGGACGGTGCAGCTGTTCATCCTGATGACCAGCCTGGACGCCTACCTCGGCCACGAGCACGGCCTGCTGTGGCCCGCCGCGCTGAGCAGCCTGCTGCTGGCCGCGCTCACCCTGGTGCTGGTGCGCCTGATTCCCAAAGACCCCCGCCGTGACTGA
- a CDS encoding MerR family transcriptional regulator, which produces MRIGELAKASGVSVRALRHYDALHLLSPVRSDNGYRAFTEDDLRRVQLIRLFLSVGFRLEEIREYGPCWQGGADLNSPPHLPDTLAFYERKLHDIDAQIAGLQAVRERLRGHMEYLQAPPLS; this is translated from the coding sequence ATGCGGATCGGAGAACTCGCGAAGGCGTCCGGGGTGAGCGTGCGCGCCCTGCGGCATTACGACGCGCTCCACCTCCTCTCCCCGGTCCGCTCGGACAACGGGTACCGCGCGTTCACCGAGGACGACCTGCGGCGCGTGCAACTCATCCGCCTGTTCCTGAGCGTGGGCTTCCGGCTGGAGGAGATCCGCGAGTACGGCCCCTGCTGGCAGGGCGGCGCGGACCTGAACAGCCCACCGCACCTGCCCGACACCCTGGCCTTCTACGAGCGCAAACTGCACGACATCGACGCCCAGATCGCCGGACTGCAGGCCGTGCGCGAGCGCCTGCGGGGCCACATGGAGTACCTCCAGGCTCCCCCGCTGTCCTGA
- a CDS encoding AfsR/SARP family transcriptional regulator codes for MDERVLARLHVTLNALRQVVEPPDASGGRAEAQVILRDGNAYRFAPTVAYRLDSEQFETLVRQADGQTGAAALGTYALALALYRGDFMEDDPYSDAFALERDYLRELAVRSLFRAAELQEAAGLNQDVLASYSQILAIDPQHFEAHEALITFLVKHGRVEDAQLRWERYARAFGGAPRLPAPAQQRSRPLPN; via the coding sequence GTGGACGAGCGGGTGCTGGCGCGGCTGCACGTGACCCTGAACGCCCTTCGGCAGGTGGTGGAACCCCCGGACGCGTCCGGCGGGCGGGCGGAGGCGCAGGTGATCCTGCGGGACGGCAACGCGTACCGCTTCGCGCCGACCGTGGCGTACCGCCTGGATTCCGAGCAGTTCGAGACGCTGGTCCGGCAGGCGGACGGGCAGACGGGCGCGGCGGCGCTGGGCACGTACGCGCTGGCGCTGGCGCTGTACCGCGGGGACTTCATGGAGGACGACCCGTACTCCGACGCGTTCGCGCTGGAACGCGATTACCTGCGGGAACTGGCGGTGCGGTCCCTGTTCCGCGCGGCCGAGCTGCAGGAGGCGGCGGGGCTGAATCAGGACGTGCTGGCGTCGTACTCGCAGATTCTGGCGATCGACCCGCAGCACTTCGAGGCGCATGAGGCGCTGATCACGTTCCTGGTCAAGCACGGCCGGGTGGAGGACGCGCAGCTGCGCTGGGAGCGGTACGCCCGGGCGTTCGGCGGGGCGCCGCGCCTGCCGGCCCCCGCGCAGCAGCGGTCCCGGCCCCTGCCCAACTGA